Proteins from a single region of Flavobacterium sp. YJ01:
- a CDS encoding CRTAC1 family protein, which produces MKFINLTHQTLLTLTLSLLLNSCSSTTNQTLKTPIAVHNEPVEIQYTVEGKTERIVHLKVDSKNNYSNLSLVCDSQILVDNIDIPNAGIVTVNALVDFKTEGEKKIKILKQGGEITLLDIKFNATDIPAIPQFKDISDESGLKTEYTWKYGGPSVGDLNNDGLYDFVLNNHDKVPAKLFWNLGNNKVQEHSEILKQWDIHGSAVGDYDNDGDVDIIIAQGGGNGTDPQPPHLLRNDNGKFTEVSIEAGITHGSRGRAVRWIDMDLDGDLDLLLINAEGINSSSGSQQIIYTNIGNGHFKIAHSKAIEGANAERVLVTDINGDQKDDLILFSPISVWVGNGDLTFTDVTKQWVPENLQKTDLITGACEIDIDNDGDMDIYLSRGKPSYEIANKSLDYNPITKRMDMRDEGNKGITSIDFEAPGHITLSGIFLWYRMYNDGFPLHLGASKKEILDVQEKDTIKVTPEMAKGWPNERKENGWYLGYLGNNKWRLESVRNGNIYWEIRISIDGVQSVHPEWTPQNRNVQDVLFRNDNNHFTDVTTKWNVPLGGNNQGVVAADFNNDSHIDLFVYRFGFLKSSVSDWLLLNNGKGQFETTTLHNAHDPNDPGHGDMGQAFDFNLDGNIDLLNGSDNYGKWYLYDNSLIQNKNYVLVRVNYSDLHHIDPMSATVTVTTPSKSYTKRVGSSGEVFSQSLLNTVHFGLGDDETIKSITVRWRNGETYTAKNLKVNQVYTTP; this is translated from the coding sequence ATGAAATTCATCAATCTAACCCACCAAACACTCCTGACCCTAACTCTTTCACTTTTATTAAATAGCTGCTCGAGTACCACTAATCAAACATTAAAAACTCCTATAGCTGTTCATAACGAACCGGTAGAAATCCAATATACAGTAGAAGGAAAAACGGAACGGATAGTCCACCTGAAAGTAGATTCCAAAAATAACTATTCTAACTTATCCTTAGTTTGTGATAGCCAAATTTTGGTAGACAATATTGATATTCCGAACGCTGGTATTGTTACTGTAAACGCATTAGTCGATTTTAAAACAGAGGGAGAAAAGAAAATTAAAATACTCAAACAAGGTGGTGAGATCACCCTTTTGGATATAAAATTTAACGCTACAGACATTCCAGCTATCCCGCAATTTAAAGACATTTCGGATGAATCTGGATTAAAGACAGAATATACTTGGAAATACGGCGGTCCATCGGTGGGTGATTTGAATAATGATGGTTTGTATGATTTTGTTTTAAACAACCACGACAAAGTGCCTGCCAAACTTTTTTGGAATCTCGGAAACAACAAAGTTCAAGAACATTCCGAAATACTCAAGCAATGGGACATACACGGTTCTGCAGTCGGCGACTATGACAATGATGGCGATGTGGATATTATTATTGCACAAGGCGGTGGTAATGGAACTGACCCACAACCGCCTCATTTACTACGCAATGACAATGGAAAATTTACAGAAGTTTCGATCGAAGCCGGAATTACACACGGCTCACGCGGTAGAGCAGTTCGATGGATCGATATGGATTTGGATGGCGATTTGGATTTATTACTTATCAATGCCGAAGGAATTAATAGTAGTTCCGGAAGTCAACAAATTATATACACAAACATAGGAAATGGTCATTTCAAGATTGCACATAGTAAAGCAATTGAAGGTGCCAATGCCGAACGCGTTTTAGTGACGGATATTAATGGAGATCAAAAAGACGACTTAATTCTGTTTTCGCCTATATCGGTTTGGGTTGGCAATGGCGATTTAACCTTTACTGATGTTACCAAGCAATGGGTACCCGAAAATCTTCAAAAAACAGATTTGATTACCGGGGCATGCGAAATAGATATTGACAATGATGGAGACATGGATATTTATTTAAGTAGAGGAAAACCTAGCTACGAAATAGCCAATAAATCTTTGGATTACAACCCTATTACCAAACGTATGGATATGCGAGACGAAGGCAACAAAGGCATTACCAGCATCGACTTTGAGGCTCCGGGTCACATTACCTTATCGGGTATATTTTTATGGTATCGTATGTATAATGATGGATTTCCTTTGCACTTAGGCGCTTCCAAAAAAGAGATCCTGGACGTTCAGGAAAAGGACACCATAAAAGTAACCCCAGAAATGGCCAAAGGATGGCCGAATGAAAGAAAAGAAAATGGTTGGTATCTTGGTTATTTAGGCAACAACAAATGGCGATTGGAATCTGTTAGAAACGGCAATATCTATTGGGAAATTAGAATATCTATTGATGGAGTTCAATCTGTACATCCAGAATGGACACCGCAAAACAGAAATGTTCAGGATGTATTATTTAGAAACGACAATAATCATTTTACCGATGTTACCACCAAGTGGAATGTACCTTTGGGAGGAAATAATCAAGGGGTGGTTGCAGCCGATTTTAATAATGACAGTCATATTGATTTGTTCGTATATAGGTTTGGCTTTTTGAAATCGAGCGTGAGTGATTGGCTTTTGCTAAATAACGGAAAGGGGCAATTTGAAACTACAACGCTTCATAATGCTCATGACCCTAATGATCCTGGACATGGGGATATGGGGCAAGCTTTTGATTTTAACCTTGACGGAAATATCGATTTACTAAACGGAAGCGATAATTATGGAAAATGGTATCTGTATGACAATAGTTTGATCCAGAATAAAAACTATGTGCTAGTTCGCGTAAATTATTCCGATTTGCATCATATTGATCCGATGTCTGCTACTGTAACGGTCACTACACCCTCTAAAAGCTATACCAAAAGAGTAGGATCATCAGGAGAAGTATTTTCGCAAAGTTTATTGAATACCGTACATTTTGGTCTAGGTGATGACGAAACAATTAAAAGCATCACCGTTCGATGGAGAAATGGCGAGACTTATACTGCAAAAAATTTAAAGGTAAACCAAGTTTATACTACTCCGTGA
- a CDS encoding beta-porphyranase D gives MSIKRIMILLAFANLHWVQSQTITSGPPEPPLGKRWVLNPELSDEFNGTQIDTTKWFDYHPQWKGRVPGLFLASQVSVKDGFLQIKGEKMKKDTLIKNANGEEKFTIAGGAVVSKKTVLFGYYESRIKAAATTMSATFWFSTNGKTKSLKECDKYSLEWDIHESIGRNGPFEGSYFANGMHSNSHYWYTDCNGEVHDYRAPQVVFQNAELSSENFNVYGGWWRDEQTASYYYNNGEPKHQKFYSEINKKPFDRPMHMRLVSETYPFPWIELPNDAELADPTKNTVYYDWVRAYKLVEANMPIPSSNNEPVIPLFNEQILFHVAIINLVSKTILKIPIQYKAIEDREILLKLSDPEGKLIKETKFIAYTGYANLEYDMRIDKKLEPKSGYSLLAIIRPLNTKDPVDIDSSTLIINLKSK, from the coding sequence ATGTCTATAAAAAGAATAATGATACTATTGGCGTTTGCTAATTTACATTGGGTTCAATCTCAAACGATAACATCTGGTCCTCCAGAACCGCCCTTGGGGAAAAGATGGGTTCTAAATCCCGAGCTTTCAGATGAGTTTAACGGAACGCAAATTGATACAACCAAATGGTTTGATTACCATCCGCAATGGAAAGGCAGAGTTCCTGGCTTGTTTCTGGCTTCTCAGGTTTCCGTAAAAGATGGTTTTTTACAAATTAAAGGGGAAAAAATGAAAAAAGACACCCTTATCAAAAACGCCAACGGGGAAGAAAAATTTACTATCGCAGGCGGAGCGGTTGTCTCCAAAAAAACAGTGTTATTTGGGTACTATGAATCCCGAATTAAGGCTGCGGCTACCACTATGTCGGCTACTTTTTGGTTTTCTACCAATGGAAAAACGAAAAGTCTAAAAGAGTGTGACAAATACAGTTTAGAATGGGATATTCATGAATCTATTGGCAGAAATGGACCTTTTGAAGGCAGTTATTTTGCCAATGGAATGCATTCTAACTCTCATTATTGGTACACAGACTGCAATGGAGAGGTTCATGATTACCGCGCTCCTCAAGTTGTTTTTCAAAATGCGGAATTATCTTCTGAAAATTTTAATGTGTATGGTGGATGGTGGCGCGATGAACAAACAGCAAGTTATTACTACAATAATGGTGAACCAAAACATCAAAAATTTTATTCCGAAATAAACAAAAAACCGTTTGACAGACCAATGCACATGCGTCTGGTATCAGAAACCTACCCTTTTCCTTGGATTGAGTTGCCAAATGATGCTGAATTAGCAGATCCAACAAAAAATACCGTTTATTATGATTGGGTACGCGCTTATAAATTGGTAGAGGCTAATATGCCAATTCCGTCTTCTAACAACGAACCGGTTATCCCTCTTTTTAATGAACAAATTCTTTTTCACGTGGCTATTATAAACTTAGTTTCTAAAACAATTTTAAAAATCCCAATACAATATAAGGCCATTGAAGATCGTGAAATACTACTAAAACTATCCGATCCTGAAGGAAAACTAATTAAAGAAACTAAATTCATTGCCTACACTGGTTATGCTAATTTAGAATACGATATGAGAATAGATAAAAAACTTGAACCAAAATCTGGATATTCATTATTGGCTATAATTCGACCATTGAACACTAAAGATCCTGTTGATATTGATTCTAGTACATTGATTATTAATTTAAAAAGCAAATAA